In one window of Bradyrhizobium diazoefficiens DNA:
- a CDS encoding carbohydrate ABC transporter permease: protein MTNAVSTAARPATSEMVRRLPEYLMIWVPLLLSAAHLISFSIWTIWISFTPSTLIPVSGWVGFHNYASVLSSRNWQIAFDNLLLFGIAFVLLSLITGLVLAILLDQRIRGENVLRTIFLYPLAVSFVVTGTVWSWLLNPGIGIEKLAHDLGWASFHFDWLVNRDMAIWTIVIAAVWQSSGFAMALFLAGLRSVDGDIIRAAQIDGAGPIRTYWRVILPTLWPITITVVVIQLQFAISAFDLVRALTNGGPGIATQLPALVVYDLMFQRSQLGRGAAAAVLMLLILLAVLLPYAAWRYVQRRQATHA from the coding sequence TTGACCAACGCCGTCTCGACAGCAGCGCGGCCGGCGACCTCTGAAATGGTGCGCCGGCTGCCGGAATATCTGATGATCTGGGTGCCGCTGCTGTTGTCCGCAGCGCACCTCATTTCGTTTTCGATCTGGACGATCTGGATTTCGTTCACGCCATCCACCCTTATTCCGGTCTCGGGCTGGGTGGGCTTTCACAACTACGCCTCGGTCCTGTCGAGCCGGAATTGGCAGATCGCCTTCGACAATCTGCTGCTGTTCGGCATTGCCTTTGTGTTGCTGAGCTTGATCACCGGCCTCGTGCTCGCGATCTTGCTCGATCAACGCATTCGCGGCGAGAACGTGCTGCGGACCATCTTCCTGTACCCACTGGCGGTGTCGTTCGTCGTCACCGGCACGGTCTGGAGCTGGCTGCTCAATCCCGGCATCGGAATCGAGAAGCTCGCCCATGACCTCGGCTGGGCCTCTTTCCACTTCGACTGGCTGGTCAACCGCGACATGGCGATCTGGACGATCGTGATTGCTGCGGTCTGGCAATCCTCAGGCTTTGCCATGGCGCTCTTCCTGGCCGGCCTTCGCTCCGTCGACGGCGACATCATCAGGGCTGCGCAGATCGACGGCGCCGGACCGATCCGAACCTATTGGCGCGTCATTCTGCCGACGCTTTGGCCGATCACCATCACCGTCGTCGTGATCCAGCTGCAATTTGCGATCTCGGCCTTCGACCTCGTCCGCGCGCTCACCAACGGCGGGCCCGGGATCGCGACCCAGCTGCCGGCCCTTGTCGTCTACGATTTGATGTTCCAGCGCAGCCAGCTCGGCCGGGGTGCGGCGGCGGCGGTGCTCATGTTGCTCATCCTGCTCGCGGTGCTGCTGCCCTATGCGGCGTGGCGTTACGTCCAGCGACGGCAGGCCACCCATGCGTGA
- a CDS encoding ROK family transcriptional regulator, which translates to MEMPEQPRSRRQTRAAILTHLLQSGGSFRPPLARAVRLSEASLSRILFDLKAEGLIEEVRRPAPYVGGPTGLVSLDGTVALAALELTGQWLSVGVGSLSGELHYTERVPLPKKPTVESVGRVFGEALALLRDWTRRRRIRLAQFGITIPGLGRLSEFGNPIIPCDVERIGGKFGELFAGVPVAFTNSVVAHAIFHRCRTENYPFSDAHLFVFVGQGVAGAWIDDPIEDDALQPVELGHMVFGSDGPRCRCGHHGCVEAYTSLPALAELLCVTEAELLQLGSEWVTTISLKARVRQELRQRLFRLGLGIGNTLNVKPCRGVVVSGWPSLLAEDDRKAVIDGIDACLLGGRTLAQVSLAFVPPSVGNDPQAALAFAAFCLARSGGMPAVSTEAA; encoded by the coding sequence ATGGAAATGCCGGAGCAGCCGAGAAGTCGGCGGCAGACGCGCGCTGCCATTTTGACTCATTTGCTCCAATCGGGCGGCTCGTTCCGGCCGCCGCTGGCGCGAGCCGTGCGCCTTTCTGAGGCAAGCCTGTCGCGCATCCTGTTCGACCTGAAGGCCGAAGGCCTGATCGAGGAAGTGCGGCGCCCCGCCCCTTACGTCGGCGGCCCGACGGGTCTCGTGTCGCTCGACGGCACGGTGGCGCTTGCGGCCCTCGAGCTGACCGGTCAATGGCTCAGCGTCGGCGTTGGCAGCCTGTCGGGCGAGCTGCATTACACCGAGCGTGTGCCGCTTCCGAAGAAGCCGACCGTCGAATCCGTCGGCCGGGTGTTCGGCGAAGCGCTGGCCTTGCTGCGCGACTGGACGCGGCGGCGACGCATCAGGCTCGCGCAGTTCGGCATCACCATTCCGGGCCTCGGCCGCCTGAGCGAGTTCGGCAACCCGATCATTCCTTGCGACGTCGAACGCATCGGCGGCAAGTTCGGCGAGCTATTCGCTGGCGTCCCCGTCGCCTTCACCAATTCGGTGGTGGCGCATGCCATCTTCCATCGTTGCCGCACGGAAAACTATCCGTTCAGCGATGCGCATCTGTTCGTCTTCGTCGGGCAGGGCGTCGCCGGGGCCTGGATCGACGATCCGATCGAGGATGACGCGCTCCAGCCGGTCGAACTCGGCCACATGGTATTCGGAAGTGACGGCCCCCGTTGCCGCTGCGGCCATCACGGCTGCGTCGAAGCCTATACGTCGCTGCCGGCGCTGGCCGAGCTGCTGTGCGTCACCGAAGCAGAATTGCTTCAGCTCGGCAGCGAATGGGTGACAACGATTTCGCTCAAAGCGCGGGTCCGCCAGGAGCTGCGCCAGCGGCTCTTCAGGCTTGGCCTCGGCATCGGCAACACATTGAACGTCAAGCCATGCCGCGGCGTTGTCGTCAGCGGCTGGCCGTCGCTGCTCGCTGAGGACGATCGAAAGGCCGTCATCGACGGCATCGATGCGTGTCTGTTGGGTGGCCGGACATTGGCGCAGGTGTCGCTCGCCTTCGTCCCGCCCTCGGTGGGCAACGATCCGCAGGCCGCGCTCGCTTTCGCCGCGTTCTGCCTGGCCAGAAGCGGCGGCATGCCGGCCGTATCGACGGAGGCTGCCTGA
- the gltX gene encoding glutamate--tRNA ligase: MTDSVVTRFAPSPTGFLHIGGARTALFNWLYAKKHGGKMLLRIEDTDRERSTEAAIGAILDGLKWLELGWDGDVIYQFSRAARHREVAEQLLADGKAYRCYATAEELTAMREKARAEGRTRLYDGLWRDRDPATAPSDVKPTIRLRAPQTGETVIEDQVQGRVVWQNENLDDLVLLRGDGNPTYMLAVVVDDHDMGVTHVIRGDDHLINAARQKQIYDAMGWALPSMSHIPLIHGPDGSKLSKRHGALGVDAYRAMGYLPAALRNYLVRLGWSHGDQEIFSTEEMIAAFDLASVGRGAARFDFAKLENLNGHYIRHADDQSLVKAFEDVLDHVVPARDEIKAKLNDATRAQLLKAMPALKERAKTLIELIDSAYFIFADRPLQLDPKAAALLTPENRKLIGQLHSALENVETWSAANAEAALRAFAEENSLKLGAVAQPLRAALTGRSTSPGIFEVLDVLGRAESLGRLKDQAKD; the protein is encoded by the coding sequence ATGACCGATTCCGTCGTCACCCGCTTTGCTCCCTCGCCCACCGGCTTCCTCCATATCGGGGGCGCCCGCACGGCGCTGTTCAATTGGCTCTATGCAAAGAAGCACGGCGGCAAGATGCTGCTCCGGATCGAGGACACCGACCGGGAGCGCTCCACCGAGGCTGCGATCGGCGCGATTTTGGACGGGCTGAAATGGCTGGAGCTCGGCTGGGATGGCGACGTCATCTACCAGTTCAGCCGCGCCGCCCGCCACCGCGAAGTCGCCGAACAGCTGCTTGCCGACGGCAAGGCCTATCGTTGCTACGCCACCGCCGAGGAGCTCACCGCCATGCGCGAGAAGGCGCGGGCCGAGGGCCGCACCCGCCTCTATGACGGCCTCTGGCGCGACCGCGATCCCGCAACGGCGCCGTCCGACGTCAAGCCGACCATCCGTCTGCGCGCGCCGCAGACCGGCGAGACCGTGATCGAGGACCAGGTGCAGGGCCGCGTGGTCTGGCAGAACGAGAACCTCGACGACCTCGTCCTGCTGCGCGGCGATGGCAATCCGACCTACATGCTCGCGGTGGTCGTGGACGACCACGACATGGGCGTCACCCACGTCATCCGTGGCGACGACCATTTGATCAACGCCGCGCGCCAGAAGCAGATCTACGATGCGATGGGCTGGGCGTTGCCGAGCATGTCCCACATCCCGCTGATCCACGGTCCGGACGGCTCAAAACTGTCGAAGCGGCACGGCGCGCTCGGCGTCGATGCCTACCGCGCCATGGGGTACCTCCCGGCCGCGCTGCGCAACTATCTCGTCCGGCTCGGCTGGAGCCATGGCGATCAGGAGATCTTCTCGACCGAGGAGATGATTGCGGCGTTCGACCTCGCCAGCGTCGGGCGCGGCGCGGCGCGGTTCGATTTCGCCAAGCTGGAAAACCTCAACGGCCACTACATTCGCCACGCCGACGATCAATCACTCGTGAAGGCGTTCGAGGACGTGCTCGACCACGTCGTGCCCGCCCGCGACGAGATTAAGGCCAAGTTGAACGATGCCACGCGGGCACAGCTGCTGAAGGCCATGCCGGCCCTGAAGGAGCGCGCCAAGACCCTGATCGAACTGATCGACAGCGCCTATTTCATCTTCGCCGACCGGCCGTTGCAGCTCGATCCCAAGGCAGCAGCCCTGCTGACGCCTGAGAACCGCAAGTTGATCGGCCAGCTTCATTCCGCACTGGAGAATGTCGAGACCTGGAGCGCGGCCAATGCCGAGGCCGCGCTGCGCGCATTTGCCGAGGAAAATAGCCTCAAGCTCGGCGCGGTGGCGCAGCCACTGCGGGCCGCGCTGACGGGTCGGTCGACATCGCCTGGTATATTTGAGGTTTTGGACGTGCTGGGACGCGCGGAGAGTTTAGGCCGGCTTAAGGATCAGGCCAAGGACTAG
- a CDS encoding ABC transporter substrate-binding protein, with amino-acid sequence MPITTTRRRLLAGSAAALALPAFARAQAAVKPRLTVISQWSAGSDGAAITALGKKFEEKGGVWQHSPVPGFTTEMMNKLRAQIIAGDPPACSQLKGPEIAAWSKIAPTVDLDAVVAAAGYEKVVAPDLAKLHKPGGKWIALPLQIYGTNMLFLSKRAMDKAKADKIPVTWADFNALAERMKASGITYPIANGGTRPDDGQKFEASLAGISPAVYRAAIMNLDKKALEGPEVKAAFAQTRKIADWCDPNVGAQPYATNLKRFVDGDMGMLIMGGWAQGVLKNAGFKFDDYTITPGPSDNGKPVFLLNADAFIFWRRKEADLQAGQMLMAQLVMDPAIQTMYSQITGSIPVRTDVDLSGEGWSDGQRRTAAALKDAVASNQAVLSLAHNMAQENGLTAAMIDVITEYVKNKTIKPEEAVTRLAEAVEGAR; translated from the coding sequence ATGCCGATCACCACAACAAGGCGTCGTCTGCTCGCTGGATCCGCTGCCGCGCTTGCGCTACCGGCCTTTGCCCGCGCGCAAGCTGCGGTCAAGCCGCGCCTGACCGTGATCTCGCAATGGTCCGCGGGCAGTGATGGAGCGGCCATCACCGCGCTCGGCAAGAAATTCGAGGAGAAAGGCGGCGTCTGGCAGCACTCGCCCGTTCCCGGCTTCACCACGGAGATGATGAACAAGCTGCGCGCCCAGATCATCGCCGGCGATCCGCCGGCCTGCTCCCAGCTCAAGGGTCCCGAAATTGCAGCGTGGTCGAAGATTGCACCGACCGTCGATCTCGACGCCGTGGTCGCCGCCGCCGGCTACGAAAAGGTGGTCGCGCCAGACCTCGCAAAATTGCACAAGCCGGGCGGCAAGTGGATTGCGCTGCCGTTGCAGATCTACGGCACCAACATGCTGTTTCTCTCCAAACGCGCGATGGACAAGGCCAAGGCCGACAAGATCCCCGTCACTTGGGCCGACTTCAACGCACTTGCCGAAAGGATGAAAGCGAGCGGCATCACCTATCCCATCGCCAATGGCGGCACCCGCCCCGACGATGGACAGAAATTCGAGGCCTCGCTCGCCGGCATCAGTCCGGCTGTATACCGCGCAGCCATTATGAACCTCGACAAGAAGGCCCTGGAGGGCCCTGAGGTCAAGGCGGCCTTCGCGCAGACGCGCAAGATCGCCGACTGGTGTGACCCCAATGTCGGCGCCCAACCCTATGCCACCAATCTGAAGCGCTTCGTCGACGGCGACATGGGCATGCTGATCATGGGCGGCTGGGCCCAGGGCGTTTTGAAAAACGCCGGCTTCAAGTTCGACGACTACACCATCACGCCGGGCCCCAGCGACAATGGCAAGCCGGTTTTCCTGTTGAACGCCGACGCCTTCATCTTCTGGCGGCGCAAGGAGGCCGATCTTCAGGCCGGCCAGATGTTGATGGCGCAGCTCGTGATGGATCCGGCGATCCAGACCATGTACTCGCAGATCACGGGATCGATCCCCGTGCGCACCGACGTCGATCTGTCCGGTGAAGGCTGGTCGGACGGTCAACGGCGCACCGCTGCAGCTCTGAAAGACGCTGTCGCGAGCAACCAGGCGGTGCTTAGCCTCGCGCATAACATGGCCCAGGAAAACGGCCTGACCGCCGCGATGATCGACGTGATCACCGAGTACGTGAAGAACAAGACGATCAAGCCGGAGGAGGCGGTCACCCGCCTCGCCGAGGCCGTCGAGGGCGCACGTTGA
- the gltA gene encoding citrate synthase — protein sequence MDAQSSNKTATLTVGNKNYDLPIHSGSVGPDVIDIGKLYGQSGLFTYDPGFTSTASCQSKITYIDGDAGVLEYRGYPIEQLAENGDFLETCYLLLFGELPTAAQKKDFDDRVIHHTMVHEQMARFFQGFRRDAHPMAVMVASVGALAAFYHDSTDINDPKQRMIASMRMIAKIPTLAAMAYKYTVGQPFVYPKNSLSFAENFLNMCFAVPCEEYKINPVLADALDKIFILHADHEQNASTSTVRIAGSSGANPFACIAAGIACLWGPAHGGANEAALAMLAEIGSVDKIPEFIAKVKDKNSEVRLMGFGHRVYKNYDPRAKIMQKMCHAVLKETGHGDDPMLKVALELEKIALSDQYFIDRKLYPNVDFYSGITLKAMGFPVSMFTVLFAVARTVGWISQWSEMIEDPQQKIGRPRQLYTGVTKRDYVAIKDRK from the coding sequence ATGGACGCACAATCAAGCAATAAGACCGCCACGCTGACGGTCGGAAACAAGAACTACGATCTCCCGATCCACAGCGGCAGCGTCGGGCCTGACGTCATCGATATCGGCAAGCTGTACGGCCAGTCCGGGCTGTTCACCTACGATCCCGGCTTCACCTCCACCGCGAGTTGCCAGTCCAAGATCACCTATATCGACGGCGACGCGGGCGTGCTGGAATACCGCGGCTATCCGATCGAGCAGCTCGCCGAGAACGGCGACTTCCTCGAGACCTGCTATCTCCTGCTGTTCGGGGAGCTGCCGACCGCCGCGCAGAAGAAGGATTTCGACGACCGCGTGATCCATCACACGATGGTGCACGAGCAGATGGCCCGCTTCTTCCAGGGCTTCCGCCGCGACGCACATCCGATGGCGGTGATGGTGGCGTCCGTTGGCGCGCTTGCCGCGTTCTATCACGACTCCACCGACATCAACGATCCGAAGCAGCGCATGATCGCCTCCATGCGTATGATCGCGAAGATCCCGACGCTGGCGGCGATGGCCTACAAGTACACGGTCGGCCAGCCCTTCGTGTATCCGAAGAACTCGCTCTCCTTCGCCGAGAACTTCCTCAACATGTGCTTCGCCGTGCCGTGCGAGGAGTACAAGATCAACCCGGTGCTCGCTGACGCGCTGGACAAGATCTTCATCCTGCATGCCGACCACGAGCAGAATGCCTCGACCTCGACGGTGCGCATCGCCGGCTCCTCCGGCGCCAACCCGTTCGCCTGCATCGCCGCCGGCATCGCCTGCCTCTGGGGCCCGGCGCATGGCGGCGCCAACGAAGCCGCGCTGGCGATGCTCGCCGAGATCGGCAGCGTGGACAAGATCCCCGAGTTCATCGCCAAGGTGAAGGACAAGAACTCGGAAGTCCGGCTGATGGGCTTCGGTCACCGCGTCTACAAGAACTATGATCCGCGCGCCAAAATCATGCAAAAGATGTGTCACGCCGTGCTCAAGGAGACCGGCCATGGCGACGATCCGATGCTGAAGGTGGCGCTCGAGCTTGAGAAGATCGCGCTCAGCGACCAGTACTTCATCGACCGCAAGCTCTACCCGAACGTCGACTTCTATTCGGGCATCACGCTGAAGGCGATGGGCTTCCCGGTTTCGATGTTCACCGTGCTGTTCGCGGTCGCCCGCACCGTCGGCTGGATCAGCCAGTGGAGCGAGATGATTGAGGACCCGCAGCAGAAGATCGGCCGTCCGCGGCAGCTCTACACCGGCGTCACCAAGCGCGACTACGTGGCGATCAAGGATCGCAAGTAG
- the lpxB gene encoding lipid-A-disaccharide synthase — protein sequence MMQARDPKRKIFLIATEESGDRLGSALMKVLRQRLGDGVQFEGIGGLTMAREGLETLFPIEELSIVGLAAVVQQLPKILRLIRETADAVTEAAPDALVIIDSPDFTHRVARRVRARNPAIPVVDYVSPSVWAWRPGRARAMLGYVDHVLALLPFEPEEYRKLGGPPCSYVGHPLIEQLPSLRPDTDEQRRREAETPVLLVLPGSRRSEIRHHLDVFGAALGRLQAEGVAFELMLPTMPHLEATIRAGVASWPVKPQVVVGETEKRAAFRIARAALAKSGTVTLELALSGIPMVTAYRVGAMEAFILRRAIQVSSVILANLVIGKDVIPEFLQEDCAPEKLAAALSEVLTDSSVRRQQVEAFAQLDTIMSTGNKSPSVLAADIVLATMRKGRRS from the coding sequence GTGATGCAGGCGCGTGATCCCAAGCGGAAGATTTTCCTGATCGCGACGGAGGAATCCGGTGACCGGCTCGGTTCGGCGCTGATGAAGGTGCTGCGCCAGCGCCTGGGCGACGGCGTGCAGTTCGAAGGCATCGGCGGCCTCACCATGGCGCGCGAGGGGCTCGAGACGCTGTTTCCCATCGAGGAGCTGTCGATCGTCGGTCTTGCCGCGGTGGTGCAGCAGCTGCCGAAGATCCTGCGGCTGATCCGTGAGACCGCGGATGCCGTAACCGAGGCCGCGCCCGACGCGCTCGTCATCATCGACAGCCCCGATTTCACCCATCGCGTCGCCCGCCGTGTGCGCGCGCGCAATCCGGCGATCCCGGTGGTCGACTACGTCTCACCCTCAGTGTGGGCCTGGCGGCCGGGCCGGGCGCGCGCCATGCTCGGCTATGTCGATCACGTGCTGGCTCTGCTGCCGTTCGAGCCGGAGGAATACCGCAAGCTCGGCGGGCCGCCATGCAGCTATGTCGGCCATCCCCTGATCGAGCAATTGCCGTCGCTGCGGCCTGATACGGACGAGCAAAGGCGCCGCGAGGCTGAAACACCGGTGCTGCTGGTGTTGCCGGGCAGCCGCCGCAGCGAGATCCGGCATCATCTCGACGTGTTCGGTGCGGCGCTCGGCCGGTTGCAGGCTGAAGGCGTCGCGTTCGAATTGATGCTGCCGACCATGCCGCATCTCGAAGCCACCATCCGCGCGGGCGTCGCGAGCTGGCCGGTCAAGCCGCAGGTCGTGGTCGGCGAAACCGAGAAGCGCGCCGCGTTCCGGATCGCGCGCGCCGCGCTGGCCAAATCGGGCACGGTGACGCTGGAGCTGGCGCTGTCAGGCATTCCGATGGTGACCGCCTATCGCGTCGGCGCGATGGAGGCCTTCATCCTGCGCCGGGCGATCCAGGTCTCGTCTGTGATCCTCGCCAATCTCGTGATCGGCAAGGACGTGATCCCCGAATTTTTGCAGGAGGACTGCGCGCCCGAGAAGCTCGCAGCAGCGCTGTCCGAGGTGCTGACGGATTCATCGGTGCGCCGGCAACAGGTCGAGGCTTTTGCCCAGCTCGACACCATCATGTCGACCGGCAACAAATCGCCGAGCGTGCTCGCCGCCGACATCGTGCTTGCGACCATGCGAAAGGGGCGGCGAAGCTAG
- a CDS encoding carbohydrate ABC transporter permease, with amino-acid sequence MRDRSFAPSRILIYLVVSLFAAAYLAPLIVVLLNSLRTNEEIAQGSMIGWPQHLAWSNYLMAWSGFCVAETCAGIRPYMLNSALITIPATIFSTLLGAVAGYAVSLWRFRGDNWIYGIVTLGLFLPQQMRLLPWTIVLRDIGLINTLTGLVLIHTIQGLSFTVLFCRNYYIAIPHELIRAARIDGAGFFRIFWRIILPISSPILIVTVIWQFTHIWNEFLYGVTFTTGQQQPVTAALIALSAAIADIPQHGVQSAAVIIAALPTLLIYLLGGRYFVRGLTAGAVK; translated from the coding sequence ATGCGTGACCGAAGCTTCGCGCCGAGCCGCATTCTGATCTATCTCGTCGTCTCATTGTTCGCGGCAGCCTATCTCGCGCCCCTGATTGTTGTCCTGCTGAACTCGCTCCGTACCAACGAGGAGATCGCGCAGGGGTCGATGATCGGCTGGCCGCAGCATTTGGCCTGGAGCAACTACCTTATGGCCTGGAGCGGCTTCTGCGTCGCCGAGACCTGCGCCGGCATCCGGCCGTACATGCTGAACTCCGCGCTCATCACGATCCCCGCGACGATCTTTTCGACCTTGCTCGGTGCTGTCGCCGGTTACGCTGTGTCGCTCTGGCGCTTTCGCGGCGACAACTGGATCTACGGCATCGTAACCCTCGGCCTCTTCCTTCCCCAGCAGATGCGCCTGCTGCCCTGGACCATCGTGCTGCGGGACATCGGTCTCATTAACACGCTGACGGGGCTCGTGCTGATTCACACGATCCAGGGCCTTTCCTTCACCGTCCTGTTCTGCCGAAATTACTATATCGCCATTCCACATGAACTGATCAGGGCCGCTCGCATCGACGGCGCGGGGTTCTTTCGTATTTTCTGGCGCATCATTCTGCCGATCTCGTCTCCCATCCTGATCGTCACCGTGATCTGGCAATTCACCCATATCTGGAACGAGTTCCTCTATGGCGTGACATTCACGACCGGCCAGCAGCAGCCCGTGACCGCCGCACTCATCGCGCTCTCCGCCGCGATCGCGGATATCCCGCAGCATGGCGTGCAGAGCGCGGCGGTGATCATCGCGGCGCTGCCTACCTTGCTGATCTATCTCCTCGGCGGCAGGTATTTCGTACGCGGCCTCACTGCCGGGGCCGTGAAATGA
- a CDS encoding SDR family NAD(P)-dependent oxidoreductase, with amino-acid sequence MTKTSYADLADRVVLITGGASGIGAAFVRAFASQGARVAFLDIDTQAGEALAQEVAKTAGTAPLFVPCDLLDIDALRAAMAKVHASLGDAAVLINNAANDQRQVLADVTPAEFDWMIGVNLKHVFFAAQAVVPQMQARGGGSIINMSSVAWMRGAPALPVYAAAKAAVVGFTNSLGRRFGPDRIRVNAIAPGMVITERQRRLWFPDEQAITELRTRQAIPDAVTPDDIANMALYLASDDSQRITCQCFRVDGGLA; translated from the coding sequence ATGACTAAGACGAGCTATGCCGACCTCGCCGACCGCGTGGTGCTGATCACCGGAGGTGCCAGCGGCATCGGCGCCGCCTTCGTGCGCGCCTTCGCGAGCCAGGGCGCCCGCGTCGCCTTCCTCGACATCGACACGCAGGCGGGCGAAGCGCTGGCGCAGGAGGTGGCGAAGACCGCAGGTACCGCACCGCTGTTCGTGCCCTGTGACCTCCTCGACATCGACGCCTTGCGGGCCGCGATGGCGAAGGTCCATGCCTCGCTCGGCGATGCTGCTGTCCTCATCAACAACGCCGCCAATGACCAGCGACAGGTGCTAGCCGACGTGACCCCGGCCGAATTCGACTGGATGATCGGTGTCAATCTCAAGCACGTCTTCTTTGCCGCGCAAGCCGTGGTGCCGCAGATGCAGGCGCGCGGCGGCGGCTCGATCATCAACATGTCGTCGGTGGCCTGGATGCGCGGCGCACCGGCACTGCCGGTCTATGCCGCGGCCAAGGCTGCGGTCGTCGGCTTCACCAATTCACTGGGCCGCCGGTTCGGCCCCGACCGCATCCGCGTCAACGCAATTGCGCCGGGAATGGTGATTACGGAGCGACAGCGTCGGCTGTGGTTTCCGGACGAGCAGGCCATCACCGAGCTGCGCACGCGTCAGGCCATTCCCGATGCGGTGACGCCCGACGATATCGCCAACATGGCGCTGTACCTCGCCTCCGACGACAGCCAGCGGATCACCTGCCAGTGTTTCCGGGTCGACGGCGGTTTGGCCTAG
- a CDS encoding ABC transporter ATP-binding protein: protein MAALSIRALSKRYANLEVLKGIDLDIESGEFTVLVGPSGCGKSTLLNIVAGLDRASDGTIEIGGRVVNDVPPKDRDIAMVFQSYALYPSMTVRQNITFGMECRNVPKAEQEKALANVARLLQIEPLLGRKPSQLSGGQRQRVAMGRALVRDPLLFLFDEPLSNLDAKLRVEMRMEIKRLHQRIGATIVYVTHDQIEAMTMATRIAVMHRGVVQQFADPDTVYRYPANLFVARFMGSPPMNTMPARLEGDAAGAVAVIGAGRPDEVRLRLQEYDAAVSYVGREVVLGIRPECIAEGDRVFSGATGAPVIVTAPVELVEPTGAETIVLLRLGGEPAQARVSPDIRPTPGATASFALDTRRICLFDPETERLIA, encoded by the coding sequence ATGGCAGCACTGAGCATTCGCGCCTTGTCGAAGCGCTACGCCAATCTGGAGGTGCTGAAAGGCATCGACCTCGACATCGAGAGCGGCGAATTCACCGTGCTGGTCGGACCGTCCGGGTGCGGCAAGTCCACGCTGCTCAACATCGTCGCCGGGCTCGATCGCGCCAGCGACGGCACGATCGAAATCGGCGGACGCGTCGTCAACGACGTCCCGCCAAAGGATCGCGACATCGCCATGGTGTTCCAGTCCTACGCGCTCTATCCGTCGATGACGGTGCGCCAGAACATCACCTTCGGCATGGAATGCCGGAATGTACCGAAGGCGGAGCAGGAGAAGGCGCTGGCGAACGTGGCCCGGCTGCTCCAGATCGAGCCCCTGCTCGGCCGCAAGCCGTCGCAACTGTCCGGCGGCCAGCGCCAGCGTGTGGCGATGGGCCGCGCGCTGGTGCGCGATCCCCTGCTCTTCCTGTTCGACGAGCCGCTCTCCAATCTCGACGCAAAACTGCGTGTCGAGATGCGAATGGAGATCAAGCGGCTGCATCAGCGCATCGGCGCCACCATCGTCTATGTCACCCACGACCAGATCGAGGCGATGACGATGGCGACCCGCATCGCCGTGATGCATCGCGGCGTGGTGCAGCAGTTCGCCGACCCGGACACGGTCTACCGCTATCCGGCCAATCTGTTCGTAGCCCGCTTCATGGGCTCGCCGCCGATGAACACGATGCCAGCACGGCTCGAGGGCGATGCCGCCGGCGCGGTGGCCGTGATCGGCGCAGGCCGGCCGGACGAGGTCCGCCTCCGCCTGCAGGAATACGACGCGGCCGTGTCCTATGTCGGCCGCGAGGTGGTGCTCGGGATCAGGCCGGAATGCATCGCCGAGGGCGACCGTGTGTTCTCCGGTGCGACCGGCGCGCCCGTCATCGTCACAGCGCCGGTCGAGCTCGTCGAGCCCACTGGCGCCGAGACCATCGTCCTGCTGCGGCTTGGCGGCGAGCCCGCGCAGGCGCGCGTCTCGCCGGACATCCGCCCGACGCCGGGTGCGACCGCCTCCTTCGCGCTGGATACCCGCCGCATTTGCCTGTTCGACCCCGAGACGGAGCGACTGATCGCATGA